A window from Populus trichocarpa isolate Nisqually-1 chromosome 3, P.trichocarpa_v4.1, whole genome shotgun sequence encodes these proteins:
- the LOC7481205 gene encoding uncharacterized protein LOC7481205 codes for MKIKNKGKVYPSPTPSPSPSPSSSSSSSSSVGAKRDGDVLSVLKLLPAAILALASVLSLEDREVLAYMITRSLKTTITNNPSSFLQDSKKKSSKKPQNNNNSQTSNHRAPIFDCDCFDCYRSYWFRWDSSPNRELIHQVIESFEEHLTSGEMSRKSNRGKRRDKTGHRAGEKPVLDVPGQPEILPVLETSNTSAHESPPTGSVADVANVNVGCPDNGLSPEKITEREEMEEAVKLYDEVSEEVVAAETEVEAAAHGVAVCSRHKGLARKVLPDVLGLLNSRLWSLLSPNV; via the coding sequence ATGAAGATAAAGAACAAAGGTAAAGTATATCCATCTCCAactccatctccatctccatctccatcttcttcttcttcttcttcttcttctgttggTGCTAAAAGAGATGGTGATGTTCTCTCTGTGTTAAAGCTTTTACCTGCTGCTATTCTTGCTTTAGCTTCTGTTCTTTCACTTGAAGACCGTGAAGTTCTTGCTTACATGATTACGAGGTCCTTAAAAACCACTATCACAAACAACCCGTCTTCTTTCCTTCAAGATTCTAAGAAAAAATCCTCCAAGAAAccacaaaacaataataatagccAGACTAGTAACCATAGAGCTCCAATCTTTGATTGTGATTGCTTTGACTGCTATAGAAGCTACTGGTTCAGGTGGGATTCTTCTCCTAACCGTGAACTCATTCATCAAGTTATCGAATCCTTTGAAGAACACTTGACCAGCGGTGAAATGTCAAGGAAAAGTAATAGAGGTAAAAGGAGAGACAAAACGGGTCATCGGGCCGGTGAAAAACCGGTTCTTGATGTTCCGGGTCAACCCGAGATACTACCAGTTCTGGAGACCAGTAATACTTCCGCCCATGAATCCCCCCCTACTGGGTCGGTTGCTGATGTTGCTAATGTCAATGTTGGTTGTCCGGATAATGGCTTGTCACCTGAGAAGATAACCGAGAGGGAAGAAATGGAGGAGGCTGTCAAGCTTTATGATGAAGTGTCAGAGGAAGTGGTGGCAGCGGAGACAGAAGTGGAAGCGGCTGCTCATGGGGTGGCGGTGTGTAGCCGCCACAAGGGTTTGGCAAGGAAGGTGTTGCCGGATGTGTTAGGGTTGTTAAATTCTCGTTTATGGAGTCTTTTGAGTCCGAATGTGTAA